The following DNA comes from Hordeum vulgare subsp. vulgare chromosome 3H, MorexV3_pseudomolecules_assembly, whole genome shotgun sequence.
CCTAGGTAAGCCCTAGGATATTTTTTAGTGTAATTTTTTTAACACAAAATCAACCCAGCTAACAAACACAGCCAAGGGAATTAAAATCCAGCAAACAAAAAACAAATATGGGCCGGCACAGTTGCTACAGGTGGGACCATCTCGCGTTGGGCCAATAGAGTCTGCACTCTTTTCCTTCACGCGTcgaaaaggaaacaaaatttcCAGCAAAAGAGGTTCGGGTCGTCGCGTCGTCGTTGCCCAATCCTCTCCCCATCTCCCCCACCTCTCCTGCTCCGCGCCGTTGCCGATCTGGCCCCAGTCAACTCCGGCGAGGTAAGAATATTTGTTCGTCCAATTCGTCTAGTCTTAGGGTTTCTGCGGAACTGTTCTTATGCTTTCTCTCCGGAACTACCTACTCAGATTGGATTGATTGGATTGAAGTAAACTGGACTGGAGCCGATCCGATCCGATCTGATCGGACTGTGCTGGCGTCTAGAGAAGCTTGAGGAGGGCTCGCTCGCTGTCGCGGGCCACAGATCTGCCGCGTCCGCCATGGATGGCAACAAGGACGACGCTGTCAAGGCCCTGCGCATCGGCAAGGACGCCCTCGACGCCGGGGATACCGCCCGCGCCCTCAAGTTTCTGTCTAAGGCCAAGCGGCTGGACCCCTTGCTCCCCATCGATCACCTCCTCAACCCGCTGCTCAACAAGGATGACCCGTCCTCCTCACCGgcctcgtcatcatcgtcatctgcCCCACATCCCCCACCGCCTCCGCCGTCGCGAACTGCAGCGACAGCAGCAGAACCAATCGGGGCTGACGGCTTGAGAGAAAGGAAGCAGAAgggcaagaagaaggatggggaggagggcggcggtgaTGCTGCTGGGTTGAGGACGTACACAGAGGAGCAGCTGGAGGTGGTCCACCAGATCAAGAAGCACACTAGGGATTATTACAAGATCCTGGGCCTCGAAAAGGACTGCACTGTCGAGGACGTGCGCAAGGCCTACCGCAAGCTCTCTCTCAAGGTGCACCCTGACAAGAACAAGGCCCCTGGTGCGGAGGACGCCTTTAAGGCTGTCTCCAAGGCCTTCCAGTGCCTCAGCGATGCAGAGAGCCGCAAGCGCTTCGATCTTGTTGGTTCTGAAGAGCCGCCGGCATACAACAGGAGGGCGGCATCCACTGCTCGTTCATACAATGGTTTCTACGAAGATGACATTGACCCGGATGAGATATTCAGGAACTTCTTCTTTGGTGGGATGGCTCCTGCCACCACCAGGCAGTTTGGGCAGTTTGGGACGTTTCATTTCAGGACTGGCGGGATGCATCATGCTCATGGTGCGCAGCAGGGTTCTGGTGGTTCAACTGTCCGTATGCTTGTCCAGCTGTTGCCTGTcctgctgcttctgttgctcaACTTCCTGCCATCCTCTGAGCCAGTCTACTCCCTATCCCGCTCCTACCCTTATGAGCACAAATTTCAAACCCAACGTGGAGTAACATACTATGTCAAGCTGCCTAATTTTGAGGATCAGTATCCACACCAGAGCACTGAGCGTACAACACTGGAGCGGCATGTTGAGAGGGATTACTACTCGATAATAACACAGAATTGTAGGGTTGAGCTGCAGCGTCGCCAATGGGGGCTAGCCTACCAGACACCACACTGTGATATGCTTCAGAAATTTGAGGCAACAGCACAGTAATTCTTCCGATGCCACAAGGTGTGGATTGACTCTCCCTGCACATTATTTTGCAGTAGCAATATACTACTATCATTAATACTCCTTCTGTGGTGCTTTGCAACCTTATTCTTGTATCTTGATATTTTTACTGTTCTGATGTAATAACCAACACTTTAAGGCCTTCTTTCCTAGTTCTATTCGGTCCTTGTTGTGGGTGCACACACATGGCAAGTGAATTTTCTGCTTTTCACCTGAATGTCCATTCAGTCTTGATTGTGAAAGAGATATAGTGGTAGATGTTATTTCATGCTAGTTAATGGACATCTCCATCCAACACATTAAGTATCTACTGAGTACTTGGCGGTACATAATTACGTAGCTACACAACTGAGTAACTGTAACTTGCTCTGACAGCTAGCAGCCTGTATGATGGACCGATAGATAATCGAACAATCATCTATGCATCCTGTTTCATATGGTTTTGATTAGTGGTTCTGATACTATTATCTGGATTTCAGTATAAAACTTATAGCCATgctaagggccagttcttttggcaACTTAAAAAATAAGCCGCCTCATCCCCATCTTTTCCCATAAGCCGCCTCGCTTATTAGTTGGGGCTTCTAAACTTGTTATGGGATAACTAATTGAGAAGTCTCAACAAATTTAAAGGTGGCTTATTTTTTAAGCTAGGGAGAGGTAGCTTATTTTTCAAGCCgcccaaaagaactggccctaagcCATGGAAGCTGTGCTATTACTAATGTATGCGTGCCTCTTTTCCTAGTTTTTGAAGAGTTACAGAAGTTCCACATATTCTAAGCTTTGTTTATCATATCTTCCTGACTATATCAATTGGTCTTATGCCCTATGCTTGATTTTTGTAACCAGTGGCATGCCCATAGGAAGCTGTCAGTCATTCTATATCTTCAGTCTAGCCATGTAACAGTGGCATGCCCATATTTGTTAAGCCTCTTGTTCTggctgtttttatttttatttttataacctCTACGTGCAGAATGGTACATTTGAGCGTTTGCATTGAACAGTTGCCTACATATGGAACCCCAACACTTGGCAGGTGTAGTGTGTCATTGTAGGATGCACCAGGCATGTTGTAGCAATGCGTTAAGTGTTAGTGTATGCATGCCTCAATTATATTGCTATCGAGTTTTAAGAAGTGATTTGATTATATTTTTCTGTTACAAAGTTGGCATGGGTAGTGATTACAGAATACTGAATGGGGTTAGTCTGTAGCAATTATATAACATCTTATAAAGACTTGAGTTCCATTTGACCTTCTGCCCTCTACCTTTTTTATGTTCCTTACAAAATGATCAACCCTTAGGATACATCaatctgatttttttttttgctaacacatactccctccgttccaaaatataaggtgtattagctTTTTCGAAAGTAGGGCTGGTTGCCATAGATAGATTGGATCATTCGTAACCTGAGCAATAACTGATGGTACTACAGCAATACCGGAAGAAACTACAGCTATACGTGGTGGCCCCACACGCAGCTTTGTTAATAAGCATCACCCTTCCTTTCTTTTCAAATGTTCCCCAGTCAATCCGCAGCTTATTCGATTCCTATTCTTATTGAACATCTGATATAGATGGTGGGAAAAACATGTGCATGTTTGACCAAGTTTTTAGAAAAAAGGTATCAATATCTACAGTACCAAATTTGTATCCCGAGATCCATCACGATAagtattttcctattttacttaTTTTGCATTGTAGATATCGAGATTTTATTCTATAATTTTGGTCAAACATACACAAGTTTGACTTGCACGGAAATTGATACACCTTATAttctggaacggagggagtactaggtaGCTGAAGGCAAATGGCCCATGTGTTGACTATCTGGGTGAAGTGTGATTTCGTTTTGTGCTTGGTTATTGTTAACT
Coding sequences within:
- the LOC123443733 gene encoding chaperone protein dnaJ 49; this translates as MDGNKDDAVKALRIGKDALDAGDTARALKFLSKAKRLDPLLPIDHLLNPLLNKDDPSSSPASSSSSSAPHPPPPPPSRTAATAAEPIGADGLRERKQKGKKKDGEEGGGDAAGLRTYTEEQLEVVHQIKKHTRDYYKILGLEKDCTVEDVRKAYRKLSLKVHPDKNKAPGAEDAFKAVSKAFQCLSDAESRKRFDLVGSEEPPAYNRRAASTARSYNGFYEDDIDPDEIFRNFFFGGMAPATTRQFGQFGTFHFRTGGMHHAHGAQQGSGGSTVRMLVQLLPVLLLLLLNFLPSSEPVYSLSRSYPYEHKFQTQRGVTYYVKLPNFEDQYPHQSTERTTLERHVERDYYSIITQNCRVELQRRQWGLAYQTPHCDMLQKFEATAQ